The following are encoded in a window of Cupriavidus oxalaticus genomic DNA:
- a CDS encoding LysR family transcriptional regulator, translating into MDHFKQLETFVSVASRGSLSAAAAAEGVAPAIIGRRIDALEERLGVKLLVRTTRKISLTFEGSAFLEDCQRILNDLHNAEASVSAGGVKASGHLRVTAPAGYGRKHVAPLVPLFIESHPDVSITLDLSDRVVDLVNEGFDCAIRLGDLPDSSLVSIRLAETRRVVVASPDYLARAGRPSTPDELQRHNCLAFGASANVQRGWVFTEDGRSVTVKVGGTMECSDGAVLHEWCLQGNGLAWRSWWEVGNEIASGRLVTVLDGFQAPPIGIHAVFPQRKHLPLRVRLFIDHLKNTYGNPAYWRRAEQAASVPAATALAG; encoded by the coding sequence GTGGACCATTTCAAACAGCTGGAGACTTTTGTATCCGTCGCCTCGCGCGGCAGCCTGTCGGCCGCAGCGGCGGCGGAAGGCGTGGCGCCGGCCATCATCGGGCGCCGCATCGATGCGCTGGAAGAGCGCCTGGGCGTCAAGTTGCTGGTACGTACCACGCGCAAGATCAGCCTGACCTTCGAAGGCTCGGCCTTCCTGGAGGACTGCCAGCGCATCCTGAACGACCTGCACAACGCCGAGGCCAGCGTCTCGGCCGGCGGCGTCAAGGCCAGCGGCCACCTGCGCGTGACCGCGCCGGCCGGCTACGGGCGCAAGCATGTGGCGCCGCTGGTGCCGCTGTTCATCGAATCCCATCCCGACGTCTCGATCACGCTGGACCTGTCCGACCGCGTGGTCGACCTGGTCAATGAAGGCTTCGACTGCGCGATCCGGCTGGGTGACCTGCCCGACTCCAGCCTGGTCTCGATCCGGCTGGCCGAGACCCGGCGCGTGGTGGTGGCCTCGCCCGACTACCTGGCCCGCGCCGGCCGCCCCAGCACGCCGGACGAACTGCAGCGGCACAACTGCCTGGCCTTTGGCGCCAGCGCCAACGTGCAGCGCGGCTGGGTATTCACGGAAGACGGCCGCTCGGTGACCGTCAAGGTCGGCGGCACCATGGAATGCAGCGACGGCGCGGTGCTGCACGAGTGGTGCCTGCAGGGCAACGGCCTGGCGTGGCGCTCGTGGTGGGAAGTCGGCAACGAAATCGCCAGCGGCCGGCTGGTCACGGTGCTGGACGGCTTCCAGGCGCCGCCGATCGGCATCCATGCGGTGTTCCCGCAGCGCAAGCACCTGCCGCTGCGGGTGCGGCTGTTTATCGACCACCTGAAGAACACCTACGGCAACCCGGCCTACTGGCGGCGGGCGGAGCAGGCGGCATCCGTGCCGGCGGCAACGGCGCTGGCAGGCTGA
- a CDS encoding haloacid dehalogenase type II, giving the protein MNKIRAVVFDAYGTLFDVYSVTARAEQLFPGRGEALALLWRDRQIDYTRIRTMAAHDGAHYKPFWAITVDALRYAAERLGLMLDEATEAQLLKEYACLSAFPENLGALKRLRRAGLPLGILSNGNAEMLDISVKSAGMHGLFDHVLSVDAVRQYKTAPAAYALGPLAFGLDAQEMLFVSSNGWDACGATWYGYTTFWINRAGHPAERLDVAPSGTGHDMNDLLEFVRARGVAV; this is encoded by the coding sequence ATGAACAAGATCCGCGCAGTCGTCTTCGATGCCTACGGCACGCTGTTCGATGTGTATTCCGTCACCGCGCGCGCGGAACAGCTGTTCCCGGGCCGCGGCGAGGCGCTGGCGCTGCTGTGGCGCGACCGCCAGATCGACTACACGCGCATCCGCACCATGGCCGCGCACGATGGCGCGCACTACAAGCCGTTCTGGGCCATCACCGTGGACGCGCTGCGCTACGCCGCCGAGCGCCTGGGCTTGATGCTGGATGAAGCGACTGAAGCCCAACTGCTCAAGGAATACGCCTGCCTGTCGGCCTTCCCGGAAAACCTGGGCGCGCTCAAGCGGCTGCGCCGCGCGGGGCTGCCGCTGGGCATCCTGTCCAACGGCAATGCCGAGATGCTCGATATCTCGGTCAAGAGCGCCGGCATGCATGGCCTGTTCGACCATGTGCTGTCGGTCGATGCGGTGCGCCAGTACAAGACTGCGCCCGCCGCCTATGCACTGGGGCCGCTGGCTTTCGGGCTGGACGCGCAGGAGATGCTGTTCGTCTCATCCAACGGCTGGGACGCATGCGGCGCCACCTGGTATGGCTACACCACCTTCTGGATCAACCGTGCCGGCCACCCGGCGGAGCGGCTCGACGTAGCCCCCTCCGGCACCGGGCACGACATGAACGACCTGCTCGAATTCGTCCGCGCCCGTGGCGTGGCGGTATAG